From Echinicola soli, a single genomic window includes:
- a CDS encoding DNA topoisomerase IV subunit B yields MAEKNVQYTEDSIRSLDWKEHIRLRPGMYIGKLGDGSAQDDGIYVLVKEVLDNSIDEHMMGYGRTIDIKISEHKVEVRDYGRGIPLGKVVDCVSKINTGGKYDSGAFQKSVGLNGVGTKAVNALSQYFKVQSYRDGETKIAEFERGELKEDRPVEKSSDRNGTKIVFSPDASVFKNYHFIPEYLENQIWNYAFLNSGLTINFNGKKYFSDKGLHDLLDRKVDDDSKRYPIIHLRGDDIEMALTHTNQYGEEYHSFVNGQYTTQGGTHLAAFREAIVKAVREFFKKDYDAADIRQSIAAAIAVRVQEPVFESQTKTKLGSHSVGPDGPTLRTFVNDFVKTELDNYLHKNTETANALLKRILQSERERKEISGIKKLANERAKKANLHNKKLRDCRVHYDDAKANEERKNDTMLFITEGDSASGSITKSRDVQTQAVFSLRGKPLNCFGMTKKVVYENEEFNLLQHALNIEDGIDGLRYRKIVIATDADVDGMHIRLLIMTYFLQFFPELVKNGHLYILDTPLFRVRNKKETIYCYSEDEKRKAIAKLGNKPEITRFKGLGEISPEEFGGFIGEDIRLEPIILNKDTKIADLLSFFMGKNTPSRQTFIIDNLKIEKDIVEEKDGGTKVDSEETEAA; encoded by the coding sequence ATGGCAGAAAAGAACGTACAATATACCGAAGATAGTATCAGGTCACTCGACTGGAAAGAGCATATCCGGCTTCGTCCGGGGATGTATATCGGGAAATTGGGTGATGGGAGTGCCCAGGATGACGGTATTTATGTGCTTGTGAAGGAGGTACTTGATAATAGTATCGATGAGCACATGATGGGGTATGGGCGTACCATAGATATCAAGATCAGTGAACACAAAGTAGAGGTAAGGGACTATGGCCGTGGAATTCCGCTGGGCAAAGTAGTCGATTGTGTATCGAAAATCAATACCGGTGGTAAGTACGATTCGGGTGCCTTTCAAAAGTCTGTTGGGCTAAATGGTGTGGGTACCAAAGCCGTGAATGCCCTTTCCCAGTATTTTAAAGTACAATCCTACCGGGATGGGGAAACGAAAATTGCAGAATTTGAAAGGGGGGAGCTGAAAGAAGACCGTCCAGTGGAGAAAAGCTCTGATAGAAATGGGACTAAGATTGTGTTTAGCCCTGATGCTTCCGTATTTAAGAATTACCACTTTATTCCCGAATACCTGGAAAACCAAATTTGGAATTATGCCTTCCTTAATTCAGGATTGACCATTAATTTCAACGGTAAAAAGTACTTTTCTGACAAAGGCCTTCATGATCTTTTGGACAGGAAGGTTGATGATGATAGCAAGCGGTACCCGATCATCCACTTGAGAGGCGATGACATAGAAATGGCCTTGACCCATACCAATCAGTATGGTGAAGAGTACCATTCTTTTGTGAATGGCCAATATACGACCCAAGGAGGAACCCATCTGGCTGCTTTTAGGGAGGCGATTGTCAAGGCCGTAAGGGAGTTTTTTAAGAAAGATTACGATGCTGCTGACATCCGCCAAAGTATCGCAGCAGCGATTGCCGTCAGGGTACAAGAACCGGTGTTTGAGTCGCAGACCAAGACCAAGCTAGGGTCGCATAGCGTGGGGCCTGATGGACCGACCTTGCGGACCTTTGTGAATGATTTTGTGAAGACCGAACTGGATAATTACCTTCATAAAAATACAGAAACGGCCAATGCCCTGCTCAAGCGGATCCTGCAATCGGAGCGAGAACGAAAAGAAATCTCCGGGATAAAAAAACTGGCCAACGAAAGGGCCAAAAAGGCCAATCTTCACAATAAGAAACTAAGGGATTGCCGTGTGCACTACGACGATGCCAAGGCCAACGAGGAAAGGAAGAACGATACCATGCTGTTTATCACAGAAGGGGACTCGGCCTCAGGTTCCATTACCAAATCCAGGGATGTGCAGACACAAGCAGTATTTTCCCTAAGGGGTAAGCCGTTAAACTGCTTTGGCATGACCAAGAAAGTGGTGTATGAAAATGAAGAGTTTAACCTGCTGCAGCATGCGCTGAACATTGAAGATGGGATAGATGGCTTACGGTATCGTAAAATTGTTATTGCGACGGATGCCGATGTGGACGGTATGCACATCAGGTTATTGATCATGACCTATTTCCTGCAGTTTTTTCCTGAACTGGTGAAAAATGGACATTTGTACATCCTTGATACCCCATTGTTTAGGGTGAGAAATAAGAAGGAAACCATTTATTGCTATTCGGAGGACGAGAAAAGAAAAGCTATCGCTAAGCTGGGAAATAAGCCTGAAATCACACGGTTTAAGGGGCTGGGCGAGATTTCGCCCGAAGAGTTTGGTGGCTTTATCGGTGAAGATATCCGCTTGGAACCAATTATCCTCAATAAGGACACCAAGATAGCTGATTTGCTTTCGTTCTTTATGGGCAAAAACACCCCAAGCCGACAGACTTTTATTATCGATAACCTGAAAATAGAAAAAGACATCGTCGAGGAAAAAGATGGAGGAACCAAAGTGGATTCAGAAGAGACTGAGGCAGCATAA
- a CDS encoding DNA topoisomerase IV, producing MNHRFAKAFHLITVLAFIVIFMYIYSGLPEMVGFELNEEGFAHGVMNKNIFFYIVIGIFLVLNILLVTPAKLIESGASPNIKKLFAKGDPFREQMLTWIYSFVGIINVSIIVVVMYLFQLNGTIEETGRPSGLGLYILPVLFVIWTVILFILLTRKMKSVQSNK from the coding sequence ATGAATCATAGATTTGCTAAAGCATTCCACCTAATTACTGTATTGGCTTTTATTGTTATTTTCATGTACATCTATTCGGGTTTGCCTGAGATGGTGGGCTTTGAACTGAACGAGGAAGGGTTTGCCCATGGAGTGATGAATAAGAATATATTTTTCTATATTGTCATAGGCATTTTTTTAGTGTTGAATATCCTGCTGGTGACCCCGGCTAAACTCATTGAGAGTGGAGCCAGTCCAAATATCAAAAAGTTGTTTGCCAAAGGAGACCCTTTCCGCGAACAGATGTTGACATGGATTTATTCTTTTGTTGGTATCATTAATGTTTCTATTATCGTGGTGGTGATGTACCTATTCCAGTTGAACGGAACCATTGAGGAAACAGGGCGTCCGTCAGGATTAGGATTATATATTTTGCCTGTTTTATTTGTGATATGGACGGTCATTTTATTTATATTATTGACCCGAAAAATGAAGAGTGTCCAGTCCAACAAGTAA